A stretch of Lactuca sativa cultivar Salinas chromosome 6, Lsat_Salinas_v11, whole genome shotgun sequence DNA encodes these proteins:
- the LOC111887525 gene encoding AAA-ATPase ASD, mitochondrial: protein MMGDMTQLGSLMAAVMFVWAIFRQLFPDEFQRDVRKYVNKVVSYVYPYVEITFHEYQAESWFERSKAFVSIERYLSTNSSNRAKRLKANVVKDCESVVLSMDDYEEVTDEFQGIKIWWTSSKSIPKQQALFSYRGEEEKRYYRLTCRREHRDIITKVYLQYVLDEGKAIAVKTRQRKLYTNNKSENWSGYRRTMWSHIIFEHPSTFDTLAMDPKKKKEILDDLMMFSKSKDYYKKVGKSWKRGYLLYGPPGTGKSSMIAAMANLLEYDIYDLELTSVKDNTDLRKLLIETSSKSIIVIEDIDCSLDLTGQRKEKKEESKEEEKDPVKKAEEEKSKKNKGSEVTLSGLLNFIDGLWSACGSERLIVFTTNFVEKLDPALIRRGRMDKHIELSYCCFETFKVLAKNYLDLESHDLFSTISRLLKETKMTPADVAENLMPKSFEENAESCLNKLIQSLENAKEEARLKAVEDARIKAEEEAAKKIEQNGDKVQESTDAKLGDEEGKKTDKHTDVKENGVITA, encoded by the coding sequence ATGATGGGGGATATGACTCAGTTAGGGTCTTTAATGGCTGCCGTAATGTTCGTTTGGGCAATATTCAGGCAACTGTTTCCTGATGAATTCCAAAGAGATGTCAGGAAATATGTTAACAAAGTAGTTAGCTATGTGTACCCTTATGTCGAAATCACTTTTCATGAATACCAAGCAGAAAGCTGGTTCGAGCGAAGCAAAGCCTTTGTTTCCATTGAACGTTACCTCAGCACCAACTCCTCCAACAGAGCCAAAAGGCTCAAAGCAAACGTGGTCAAAGACTGTGAATCCGTCGTCCTGAGTATGGACGACTACGAAGAGGTCACAGACGAGTTCCAAGGCATCAAGATCTGGTGGACGTCGAGTAAAAGCATCCCAAAACAGCAGGCTCTCTTTTCCTATCGAGGTGAGGAGGAGAAGCGGTATTATAGGCTCACATGTAGAAGAGAACACCGAGATATCATCACAAAAGTTTACTTGCAATATGTACTCGATGAAGGAAAGGCTATTGCAGTGAAAACAAGGCAACGAAAGCTCTATACTAACAACAAGAGTGAGAACTGGTCTGGTTACAGGAGGACTATGTGGAGCCACATCATATTCGAGCACCCTTCCACATTCGACACTCTTGCAATGGACCCGAAAAAGAAGAAAGAGATTTTAGATGATCTTATGATGTTCAGCAAGTCGAAAGACTACTACAAGAAGGTGGGCAAGTCATGGAAACGAGGATATCTTCTTTATGGCCCACCAGGAACCGGAAAGTCTAGCATGATTGCTGCCATGGCTAACCTTCTGGAATACGACATCTATGATCTTGAATTAACCTCCGTGAAAGATAACACGGACTTGAGGAAGCTACTCATCGAAACATCAAGTAAGTCTATAATTGTGATCGAGGATATCGACTGTTCACTTGATTTAACTGGTCAGCGAAAGGAGAAAAAAGAAGAGAGTAAAGAGGAGGAGAAGGATCCAGTTAAGAAGGCCGAGGAGGAAAAGAGTAAGAAGAATAAGGGAAGTGAAGTGACTTTATCCGGGCTTTTGAACTTCATTGACGGGCTATGGTCGGCTTGTGGGAGTGAGAGACTGATCGTGTTCACAACAAACTTTGTTGAAAAGCTTGATCCTGCTCTGATTAGGAGAGGAAGGATGGATAAGCATATCGAGCTTTCCTATTGTTGTTTTGAAACATTCAAGGTGCTTGCAAAGAACTATTTGGATCTTGAATCACACGACTTGTTTTCAACCATCAGTCGACTCTTGAAGGAGACCAAGATGACTCCAGCCGATGTTGCCGAAAATTTGATGCCAAAGTCATTTGAAGAAAATGCTGAGAGTTGCTTGAACAAGTTGATCCAATCTCTGGAGAATGCAAAAGAAGAAGCAAGGCTGAAAGCTGTGGAGGATGCCAGGATCAAAGCTGAGGAAGAGGCGGCTAAAAAGATTGAACAAAATGGTGACAAGGTACAAGAGAGTACTGATGCAAAGTTAGGTGATGAAGAAGGAAAGAAGACTGATAAACATACTGATGTAAAAGAAAACGGTGTCATCACTGCATAG